The Falco peregrinus isolate bFalPer1 chromosome 9, bFalPer1.pri, whole genome shotgun sequence genome includes a window with the following:
- the RIPOR3 gene encoding RIPOR family member 3 — MSVKLTFVSPGDGGGISRSCSFTGFSTVQSRKLAKSLSRSSVRSRMSLKSPKAYNSLQKGAVIWGPKPLQVKKIFEALKKGLNEYLEAHQAELDYLSGRHKDTKRNSRLAFYYDLDKQIRSVERYIRKLEFHISKVEELYEAYCIQCRLRDGAANMKHAFSLSPSTKASRESLVELYKNFQECTEDMCFIEGALEVHLGEFHLKMKGLVGFARLCPGDQYEVFVRLGRQKWRLKGKIETDDSQTWDEEEKIFIPNLHEKFEIKVTELRGLATILVGVVTCDSINFFTTKPQAIIVDITELGTIKLQLEVLWNPFDTENLFLSPGSTAKFSVGSRKSSLYNWTPPNTPSFREKYYLSVLQQRQNQGDASDEAQPPSILSYLAACDFDVHGRNKPHNPAETSEADSFSSEDQKGTESRNTTPALDHRTLPLVIIQEACAEERQHPPSNHTTLDILKKTPCVDGFPNNPSSFLNRHKDRRDSFNQTRNRHLAEQEDISQKNLNSASDLKLDGHTKSIDKTLQEVLNLLKLLDVKQAQLEKLECQVSSLRDKLKLKTLPHKHSSMESLMVETVLESFDFLNADCSADELSLFGSVRTGSISTYNDNTIQSLSCDRRIETRDVTTGDDNLDALLITHLKLCKGLLQKLRSPNVAQVVQERILEEVSEQTQVLRDVVDMSVEEIIQKTKKKKHYLKIWSDLAEPGSILFASAERFRHALKYTLMLKVKEKYPGQLEAVLQRFLEQIITCDGLLSSPYLQTEPVTLFQFYSYLEKHHITSLEKHLGKLAKEAMLIEELQCPGRLKTLKKLKGKRLNKLQPLPQTLRLLGILQLDDNHRVSKAATSCLSRAAANKNFREKALFFYTDVLADCEARLQQAACLALKNLRGVESIEQVAQLCQSETEEVRNAARETMLSFGEKGRQAFEKMDRICCELRETVQQEAEIEITVF; from the exons ATGTCGGTCAAACTCACATTTGTCTCTCCTGGTGATGGGGGTGGTatcagcaggagctgctccttCACTGGATTCAGCACTGTGCAAAGCAGAAAGTTAGC AAAGTCTCTCAGCAGAAGTTCTGTGAGATCAAGAATGTCACTGAAATCCCCCAAGGCTTATAATTCACTACAGAAGGGGGCAGTTATCTGGGGTCCAAAGCCACTGCAGGTGAAGAAAATTTTTGAAGCTTTGAAGAAAGGACTTAA tgAATACTTGGAAGCACATCAGGCTGAATTGGATTATCTCTCTGGTCGACATAAAGATACAAAAAGGAACTCCAGATTG GCTTTCTACTATGACCTGGATAAG caaatccGCTCTGTGGAGAGATACATCAGGAAACTGGAGTTTCACATAAGCAAG GTAGAAGAACTCTATGAAGCTTACTGTATCCAGTGCAGACTACGAGATGGGGCCGCTAATATGAAACATGCCTTTTCCTTGTCTCCTTCCACCAAGGCCTCCAGAGAGAGCCTAGTGGAGCTTTACAAGAACTTCCAAGAATGCACAGAG GACATGTGCTTTATAGAAGGGGCGTTGGAGGTCCATTTGGGAGAGTTTCACTTGAAGATGAAAG ggTTGGTGGGCTTTGCACGTCTTTGCCCAGGGGACCAGTATGAG GTGTTTGTGCGACTGGGACGCCAAAAATGGAGGTTGAAAGGCAAGATTGAGACTGATGACAGCCAAACatgggatgaggaagaaaagattttcatACCCAATCTCCATGAGAAGTTTGAAATCAAG GTGACAGAGCTGCGAGGACTGGCTACTATTCTGGTTGGTGTCGTGACATGTGACAGCATAAACTTCTTTACAACCAAGCCTCAGGCAATCATTGTGGATATAACTGAACTGGGCACGATCAAGTTACAGTTGGAGGTCCTCTGGAA CCCCTTTGACACAGAGAACCTGTTTTTGTCACCTGGATCCACTGCCAAGTTTTCTGTGGGTAGCAGGAAGAGCTCATTATACAACTGGACCCCACCAAATACTCCCAGCTTCAGAGAGAAGTACTACCTG TCTGTTTTGCAACAAAGGCAGAACCAAGGGGATGCAAGTGATGAAGCTCAGCCTCCCAGCATATTGAGCTACTTGGCTGCCTGTGATTTTGATGTACATGGGAGGAACAAGCCTCACAATCCTGCAGAGACAAGTGAGGCAGACTCGTTCAGCTCTGAGGATCAGAAGGGAACAGAATCCAGAAATACAACTCCAGCTCTAGACCATAGGACATTACCGTTGGTGATTATTCAAGAGGCTTGTGCAGAAGAGCGACAGCATCCTCCTTCAAATCACACAACTCTAGACATCCTGAAGAAGACGCCGTGTGTGGATGGTTTTCCAAATAACCCATCTAGTTTTCTGAATCGTCACAAAGATAGAAGAGATTCTTTCAACCAGACCAGAAATCGCCATCTTGCAGAGCAAGAAGACATTAGCCAGAAAAACTTGAATTCTGCAAGTGACCTAAAACTAGATGGACATACAAAGTCAATTGATAAGACTCTCCAAGAAGTATTAAATTTGTTGAAATTACTTGATGTGAAGCAAGCCCAACTAGAGAAACTGGAGTGCCAGGTTTCATCTCTGAGGGATAAGTTAAAG CTAAAGACACTTCCCCACAAACATTCATCTATGGAAAGTCTAATGGTGGAGACAGTACTGGAaagttttgactttttaaacGCTGACTGTAGTGCTGATGAGCTTTCGTTATTTGGAAGCGTAAGAACAGGCAGTATCAG TACATACAATGACAACACAATTCAATCCCTGAGCTGTGACAGGAGAATAGAAACAAGAGATGTAACTACCGGTGATGACAACTTAGATGCACTTTTGATAACTCATCTGAAGCTGTGCAAAGGTCTTCTGCAG aaactgaGGTCACCAAATGTAGCCCAGGTTGTCCAGGAGAGGATTTTGGAAGAAGTGTCGGAGCAGACGCAAGTCCTGCGGGATGTCGTGGATATGTCTGTTGAAGAAA ttattCAGAAGACTAAAAAGAAGAAGCACTATCTGAAAATCTGGAGTGATCTTGCAGAGCCTGGCAGCATCTTGTTTGCTTCAGCAGAAAGATTCCGTCATGCACTGAAATACACGTTGATGCtcaaagtgaaggaaaaatacCCGGGTCAATTAGAAGCAG TATTGCAGAGGTTCCTGGAGCAGATCATCACCTGTGATGGGTTGCTCTCCTCTCCGTACCTCCAAACAGAACCAGTTACTTTATTCCAATTTTATAGCTACCTGGAGAAACACCACATTACCAGCCTGGAGAAACACTTGGGAAAACTTGCTAAAGAAG CGATGCTCATTGAGGAGCTCCAATGCCCTGGACGGCTGAAGACCCttaaaaaattgaaaggaaagCGACTGAACAAACTCCAGCCTCTGCCGCAGACTTTACGGCTGCTTGGGATTTTACAATTAGACGACAACCACCGCGTCAGCAAAGCAGCCACATCCTGCCTCTCCCGTGCAGCGGCAAACAAGAACTTTAGGGAAAAG GCCCTCTTTTtttacactgatgttttagctgACTGCGAGGCAAGGCTTCAGCAAGCTGCATGTTTGGCTCTTAAAAACCTCAGA GGTGTTGAGAGTATTGAGCAGGTTGCCCAGCTGTGCCAATCTGAAACAGAGGAAGTCAGGAACGCAGCCAGGGAAACAATGCTGTCCTTTG